GATACTTCGAAAATTTATCGAAATACTCTCTTAATTTGATTTCAAGAATGCGGCTATCGTTCTGAATCTTTAGTTTAGCTTGGCTGTCATTTCCACTACCAAAGTTTTTAAAACCGGCATATAGAATCCCCATAAGCGAACCAATGATAAGGATTACCACTGTTAATTCGATCAAGGTAAGTCCCTCTCTAGATTTGCGATTTTTTCCGATTCGTTTCATTATTCATTACCCCTAAACATTACATATTTTGAATTTCTTGAGTCAGTTTGTACATTGGCGTCATAATTGCCGCCATGATGGTGAAGATGATACCACCCATAACTAAAATCATGATCGGCTCCAAGGATTGGGTCAAAGATTTTATTGCAGTATCCACTTCACTTTCATAAATTTCGGAAAGTTTGGTCATCATCTCGGGAACTCTATCGGACGCTTCTCCAGCGTTCAACATACCTAGCACCATTTGAGATAAAATCTGAGATCCTTGCAAAGAATCGGAAAGTTTTCCACCTTCCTTGATTTTGATGATGGCTTGCGCAATTTCTTCCCTAAACACCGTATGGTTTACCACATCCGACACGATCTGTAAAGATGTAATCAAGGGAACACGGTTCATCAGGAGAATGGATAGATTTCTCGCAAAATTGGAAACCATCACTTTTTTGAGTAGCGGACCGATCACGGGAATCTTCAAAAGAATCCGATCCCAAGACTTTCTGCCGTTTTCGGTACTTTTCCATTTTCCGAAACTAAATCCGCTTACAACCAAACTGATAATAATCAACCACCAATAGTTGGTTAAAAAATAGGATAATCCGATGACTATCCTTGTGATCAAAGGTAAGGTAGCATTGAAGGATGCGAATAATTGTTCAATTTGAGGAATCACTACGATGAGTAAAAACACGGACACTGCCAAAGACAATGTTCCCATGATGATGGGATAAATCATCGCTACCTGGACTTTTGATTTTAGCTCCGCAGATTTTTCTTCCAGTTCCGCCAAACGGGTAAGAGTATCTTCATAATTTCCCGTGGATTCTCCGACGGAAATTAAAGAAGGATACTGGTCGGGAAAAACGGTCGGGTGTTTTTTCATGGACTCGGAGAGGGAAAGACCTTCCGTGATGTCCGCTCTGATTTCTATTAAAACTTTTTTTAAGTAGATGTTTTCCGTCTGATCGATGATAGACGCCAAACATCTGTCAAGCGGAATTCCTGCCCCCAAAAGAGTCCCTAACTGTTTGGAAAAAAGTCCTACCTCTTTTCTGGGAATACGATATAAAAACTGGGAAAGAAAAGGAAATAGCTCCCTTTCTTCTTTTTCGCGGTCTTCCAAGATCGAACGGACGTAAAGTCCCTTCACTTTTAATTTATTACGGGCAGCCTGAACATTGTTTGCATCTACAATGCCCTTTTCCTCTTTGCCCTTCCGGTTGAATGCTACGTACGTAAATAATGGCATGGGATGATTACGCTACCCGAATCACTTCATCAGGAGTCGTAACCCCTTGGATCACTTTGATTTTTCCGTAATCTCTCAATGTAGAAAGTCCGTTTTTTAATGCGATTTCCTTGATCCGGTTGGAGTCAGCACCTTGTAAAACGGCTTTTTTAATATCATCGTCGATGATCATCAGCTCGTAAATACCTGTTCTACCTTTATAACCTGAGTTCATACAGGTTGGACATCCTTTACCTTTGTAAAGTACTCCATTTTTCAGTTCTTTTCTGGAAATTCCAAGACCCGCCAAATCCTTGTCGGTAGGTTTGTAAGCTACTTTACAATCCTTACAAATAACACGCACCAGTCGTTGCGCCATAAAACCCAGAACCGTGGAAGTAATCAAATAAGGCTCGATCCCCATATCCGCCAAACGAGTCACAGATGAGGCGGCATCGTTCGTATGCAGTGTGGAGAATACCAAGTGACCCGTAAGAGAAGCTTGAATGGCGATCCGCGCGGTCTCCTCATCCCGGATTTCCCCCACCATTACCACGTCCGGATCCTGACGAAGAATAGAACGAAGTCCCGCTGCAAACGTAAGTCCGATTTTGTCGTTCATCTGCATTTGAGAGATACCATCAATCTGATATTCCACAGGATCTTCGCAAGTGATGATGTTCCTTTCTTCCGTATTGATTTCGGTGAGTGCGGAATAGAGAGTGGTTGATTTTCCCGAACCGGTAGGTCCCGTTACCAGAATGATTCCGTAGGGTTTGTAAATCAAATCCTTGAATGTATTTAGAATATGATCGGTGAATCCCATCGTATAAATGGAATATTTCTGATCGGTTTTATTCAATAACCGCATTACAATCCGTTCGCCGAACTGGCAAGGAATGATGGAAACCCTTACGTCCACGTCTTTTCCGGCAAGCCTGAGTTTGATCCGACCGTCCTGAGGAAGCCTGTTCTCTGCGATGTTCAGATTGGACATGATTTTGATACGAGTGGAAATTCCCGCCAAATATGACTTAGGGGGAGAAAGGACTTTTTGCAATACCCCGTCCACCCGGTAACGTACGATGACTGTTTTCTCAAACGGCTCGATGTGAATATCCGAAGCTCTTTCCGAAACTGCCTGCGAAAGAATCACGTTCACCATCTTAATGATAGGTGCTTCGTTGGAAAGATCAAGCGCATCCGTTTCGAATGCATCGGAAAGGTCTCCGAAAGACCCGTCCATCTCATCCATCATCTCTTTCGCTTCGGCAGTACTCTTATCGAATTGCGAATGTACAATTCGCATGATTTCCTGTTCGGGAGCTAAAACAAATTCTATATCATAACCTTTCAAAAAGGAGCGGATATCATCCATAGGATGCAAATCAGTAGGATCACTCGTTGCTACTTTGATTTTGTTTTTTTCAACGGAAAAAGGTACTATTTTGGATCTTTGAACGAGTTTTAGAGGAATGCGTGCGTAAATTTCTTCGTTTTGCTGGAATTCCAATTTTTCACGGAACTCCAATCTATGTAATTTGGAAAGTGCCTTGAGGATATCTATCTCCGAAGCAAGACCCTTCTTTTGTATAATATGCGTTAGAGGGAGGTTTGTTTTTTCTTGTTGTTTGGTTAAATCGTCGAGATCCTTAACAGTAAGAATCCCGTCTTCTAAGAGGATTTGCCCTAGGCTTTTTCTCATCTCAATCTCTTATCTCTATCTTCGACCATTCTTTCTTGTTCGTTTTTCTTTTGAATGGTCATACGATCGGATTTTTCCCTGTCTTCCAGAATATGCGGAGTCAAAAATACCATTAGGTTTGTTTTTCTAAGTTGGTTTGTCGTTCTTCGGAAAAGATTTCCAATCAAAGGGATCTCACCTAAAATCGGGATCTTCTGAACCTTTTTTTGTCTATCGTTGGAAAGCAATCCCCCGATAACAATAGTTTGGATATTGTCCACTACGATTGTAGTTTTGATATCCCGTTTATTGAAGGTAGGGTTTCCTCCCGTTGCTTCGGAAGAAATTCCCGCAACGTTCTTAATTTCCTGGTATAAATCCAAAGTGATGCGGTTGTTTTTATTGATATGAGGAGTGAATTTTAATTTAATCCCTGTTGGTCGGTATTCAAAGTTCGCAACCGTTACAGCGTTGTCTCCACCTGTTCCCGCATTTCTGTTTTGGGTTCTGACGGGCACATCCTGTCCGACGTTGATCTCCGCTTCCTGATTGTCCAAAGTTAGAATTTGCGGAGCGGACAATACATTGAAGTTTTCATTTGTGGAATTGGCATTTAAGATACCTATGATCTGTTCCCCACCTCTCTTTAAGAACCCAAGGGAGAATCCGGACAAAGTGTTTACGTTCGTAGGTCGACCGTTTTTATCAATAACCCCGCCCGTTGCCGCAAGACCTGTGTTAAACTGCCCATACGCCAGTTTTTGGTAACGCCAGTCGATACCGAAGTCGTTCAGATCCGTAGAGGTCAATTCCACGATCAAAACCTCGAGTAACACCTGTTTTCTGGCAGAGTCCAGAATTTTGATGATTTTTTTGATTTCTTCCCATTCTTGCGGGGTTGCAGTTACGATCAAAGAGTTGGATTCTTTGTGAGCGACTGCTTTGATTTTTTCCAGTTTTCCGCCGGGAGGACGGTTTTGATTTTGCGGAGTTGGAACAACAGGAGGAGGTTGTTTGATTTCTCCCCCTTCTGCGGGAGGACTTCCCGGCGGAGCGGTGGGAGCATCCGGCATATCCAATTTAACTAAAATTGCAGCCAATTTTTCAGCTTCATTGTATTCCAATGTATAGATATGAATGTCTCCCGCCGAGGAAATCGCACCGGGGCCTTCGATTCTAACATCAAGATTATCAACTAACTTAAGTAACTTGTTAATGTCCGCAGTGGAACCTGAGAAAATTAAAGTGTTTTGATTTTTAGGAATGATGATATCGGTATCAACGGAAGTGACTCTTTTTAAGATCGGCTCGAGTTCGAGAGCATTTGAAAACTCCAAAGGAACGATTTGAGTGATCGTTTTATTCAAACCGATTTCACTTTCCGGAATCGGATCTTTTCCTATGCGAACGATTTGGGATTTGGCAAGTGCGTCCTTTATCTTTACCACTTTGATGAGATCGTTTTCTTCAATCAGACCGAAACCTTGGGACTCTAGCACGGATTTCATAAATCCGTAGGCATCATCGACTTTGACTCTTTTCTGAGAGATGATCGTAACTTTTTTGCCTTTCACGGAATCATCAATCAGAATGTTTCTTTTGATGATGGCACTCATTCCCATAAGGAAATCTTTGAGTTCCG
The nucleotide sequence above comes from Leptospira kobayashii. Encoded proteins:
- a CDS encoding type II secretion system F family protein; the protein is MPLFTYVAFNRKGKEEKGIVDANNVQAARNKLKVKGLYVRSILEDREKEERELFPFLSQFLYRIPRKEVGLFSKQLGTLLGAGIPLDRCLASIIDQTENIYLKKVLIEIRADITEGLSLSESMKKHPTVFPDQYPSLISVGESTGNYEDTLTRLAELEEKSAELKSKVQVAMIYPIIMGTLSLAVSVFLLIVVIPQIEQLFASFNATLPLITRIVIGLSYFLTNYWWLIIISLVVSGFSFGKWKSTENGRKSWDRILLKIPVIGPLLKKVMVSNFARNLSILLMNRVPLITSLQIVSDVVNHTVFREEIAQAIIKIKEGGKLSDSLQGSQILSQMVLGMLNAGEASDRVPEMMTKLSEIYESEVDTAIKSLTQSLEPIMILVMGGIIFTIMAAIMTPMYKLTQEIQNM
- the gspE gene encoding type II secretion system ATPase GspE produces the protein MRKSLGQILLEDGILTVKDLDDLTKQQEKTNLPLTHIIQKKGLASEIDILKALSKLHRLEFREKLEFQQNEEIYARIPLKLVQRSKIVPFSVEKNKIKVATSDPTDLHPMDDIRSFLKGYDIEFVLAPEQEIMRIVHSQFDKSTAEAKEMMDEMDGSFGDLSDAFETDALDLSNEAPIIKMVNVILSQAVSERASDIHIEPFEKTVIVRYRVDGVLQKVLSPPKSYLAGISTRIKIMSNLNIAENRLPQDGRIKLRLAGKDVDVRVSIIPCQFGERIVMRLLNKTDQKYSIYTMGFTDHILNTFKDLIYKPYGIILVTGPTGSGKSTTLYSALTEINTEERNIITCEDPVEYQIDGISQMQMNDKIGLTFAAGLRSILRQDPDVVMVGEIRDEETARIAIQASLTGHLVFSTLHTNDAASSVTRLADMGIEPYLITSTVLGFMAQRLVRVICKDCKVAYKPTDKDLAGLGISRKELKNGVLYKGKGCPTCMNSGYKGRTGIYELMIIDDDIKKAVLQGADSNRIKEIALKNGLSTLRDYGKIKVIQGVTTPDEVIRVA
- the gspD gene encoding type II secretion system secretin GspD, translating into MSLLYGTRMKRNFAVLLLFAIFYLIVTPTFSQEKVKLKSKSGNNSSAEPVSFTADWRDTELKDFLMGMSAIIKRNILIDDSVKGKKVTIISQKRVKVDDAYGFMKSVLESQGFGLIEENDLIKVVKIKDALAKSQIVRIGKDPIPESEIGLNKTITQIVPLEFSNALELEPILKRVTSVDTDIIIPKNQNTLIFSGSTADINKLLKLVDNLDVRIEGPGAISSAGDIHIYTLEYNEAEKLAAILVKLDMPDAPTAPPGSPPAEGGEIKQPPPVVPTPQNQNRPPGGKLEKIKAVAHKESNSLIVTATPQEWEEIKKIIKILDSARKQVLLEVLIVELTSTDLNDFGIDWRYQKLAYGQFNTGLAATGGVIDKNGRPTNVNTLSGFSLGFLKRGGEQIIGILNANSTNENFNVLSAPQILTLDNQEAEINVGQDVPVRTQNRNAGTGGDNAVTVANFEYRPTGIKLKFTPHINKNNRITLDLYQEIKNVAGISSEATGGNPTFNKRDIKTTIVVDNIQTIVIGGLLSNDRQKKVQKIPILGEIPLIGNLFRRTTNQLRKTNLMVFLTPHILEDREKSDRMTIQKKNEQERMVEDRDKRLR